The genomic stretch GGCTAAACAAAAAGATGCCCTTTTTAAAGTATTCGGGGCCGGTAGCCACCGATATGAATTAAATGCTCCCACAACCGTTTCCCATATCGAGGCCCTTGAACAACATTACGGAATACAATTGCCAGAGTGCTACAAGTCGTTCGTGCTCCATATCGGTAATGGGGGAAGGTCCTTCCTCAGCTCTGGTGCGGGTCCTTTTTTTGGTATTTATCCGTTCGGGGAGAATTTGGACGATTTGATTCACGGCAAAGTTGAGGAACATTTAAATAAACGATGTTCCCTTCACCCGAACATGACTACGTCTCAATGGGACGAATTGACCGACCTGCTCTACCAGGATGGTATTTCCGATGAGGATTATGAAGATTTGAACGGCAACCTTTACGGTGGCCTATTGCCCATTGGTTCGCAGGGCTGCTCTTACATACATGCCCTTGTTTTGAACGGCCCTTACAAAGGCAGGGTGGTGAACATGGATAGAGGTGAACAAATACCTCCACGATTTTCCGAATACAACAATTTCTTGGATTGGTACGAGGGCTGGCTCGATGAGATTATCTCGGGAAAATTGATAACAATCACCCCGAGCTGGTTCGGCTATCCCAAGCATTGACCCGTGGACCTATAAAATTTCTATATCCTTTGGCACTTGAACATGCTTTCGGGTATCTTTTTTGGTCAAGATTTTAAAATCCTCGGCCTTTTCCATCGATTCAAAAGAATTCAAAAATTCATCGGGCAGGCCAGTAAGTTTTCTGCTCTTTAAGTCGATCCAAGCACCCATCATCTCGCAACGGGCAAAATTTTTACCGTTGTGATCATAAAAGTTGTGCCTAAACTCAAAGAACTTCCCATCCTTGCTCATCCCAACAAACTCCAATGATACTCTTACGGGCATACCCGGAAAAGCCTCTTTAAAATAATATACGTGCTCATAAAACACAACCGGGCCAATATTATGGGCGCCCATACTTTTTTGGTTAAAGCCGAGCAATCCCAAATAAGCCATTCGGGTATGGCTCATAAAATTGATATAGGCCGAATTCGCCAAGTGTCGATTAGCGTCCGTATCGCTCCATCTGATCTCAAATTCTTTAAAAAACATAGTGGGTTATTTTGTTATGCACGCATAATAATTGTAAAAATACCATAGTTTTGATAACTGATTCCAATCCGGATGAAGAATTGTTCCTATTTTTAAACATAGTTTAACACAAGACCCATGAGCCAAAAAGCTGAATTTATCAAAAATCTATCACTACCCGTAATTGCCGCTCCAATGTTCCTGATTTCGGGACCAAAGTTGGTAGTGGAGTGTTGCAAAAATGGCATTGTGGGCACATTTCCTGCATTAAATCAGCGTACAAGTGAAGGTTTTGAGGAATGGCTCATCCAAATAAAATCAGAATTAAAAGCATTTGAAGAGAAAAGCGGGAAAAAAGCTGCTCCGTTTGGCGTGAATTTGGTGGTTCACCCCACCAACCCGCGATTGGAAGCCGATGTAAAGTTGTGCATCAAACACCAAGTCCCTTTGGTCATTACTTCTTTGGGGGCTGTCAGTCAGGTGGTGGACGCCATTCACAGTTATGGAGGTCTGGTCTTTCACGATATCATTAAAAAAAGACATGCCGAGAAAGCGGCAGAAGCCGGTGTGGACGGACTTATCCTTGTATCCGCCGGAGCAGGTGGCCATGGTGGGAACATCAATCCTATGAGCTTGATTGCGGAAGTGAAAAAATTCTTTGACAAGACCATCATTCTTTCCGGGTGCATCAGTACAGGAAGGGATGTAGCTTCTGCAATGCAAATGGGGGCCGACCTTGCCTATATGGGCACCCGTTTTATCAATACCGAAGAAAGCAAGGCCACGGAAGAGTACCGAAAAATGATCATTGATGCGGGCGCCAGTGATGTGGTCTACACTGCTGCCATTTCCGGAGTGCATGCCAATTTTTTGGCCGCAAGCTTGCAGGCGGCCGGAATTACCGAAGAGGATTTGAAAAAAGACACAAAAATCGATTTTGGAAAGGAACTCGACACCGAGGCCAAGGCATGGAAAACCATTTGGTCGGCCGGACAAGGTGTAACTACCATTGATAACGTATTACCGGTATCCGAACTTGTCGGTAATTTGAAAAAAGATTTCAAAATGGCCATTGAATCGCAGGCACAGCTCTTAAAAATATATCCAAAGTAATAATCAATGCCCCAACTTACTTCCAATTATCTACCCCCGTTTCTTTTTAGAAGCGGTCACTTTGCGACTATTTATTCGGGCATTGTACGTTCGGTGAACGGAGTTGTTCAGAAAAGAGAACGAATGGTGCTCTCGGATGGCGATTTTTTGGATCTGGATTGGAGCGATTCGCCCACACCCACCCAAAAATTGGTGATTTTGCTCCATGGACTGGAAGGAGATGCCCTACGCCCTTACATTACGGGGAGTGCCAAAATTCTCAACCAAAACGGGTATGATACCTGCGCCGTGAATTATCGGGGCTGTAGTGGGGAACCCAATATAACGTACCGCTCCTATCATTCTGGGGCCACTGAGGATTTAATTGAAGTGGTCGACCATATTCTGAACACTCGAAACTATACGGAAATCTATTTGAAAGGATTTAGTTTAGGGGGCAACTTATTGCTCAAATATTTGGGCGAAGGCAATAATGTTCCCAAGCAATTGAAGGGCGCCGTAGCGGTTTCCGTTCCATGTAATCTTCACGACTCCTGTAAGCAACTGCTCAGTCCAAAAAATATATTGTACGCCATAAGGTTCAAGGGGAATCTTTTGGAAAAACTACGGCAAAAACAACAGCTATTTCCAAATAAAATCACGGATTCCGATATCAAAAAAATTAAGACCTTAAAAGATTTTGATGACATCTACACCAGCCGGGCCCATGGTTTCAAAGATGCTCTTGACTATTACCAAAAATCCAGTTCGCTCCAATTTTTACCTACCATCCAAGTTCCAAGCCTGATCATCAATGCAAAAAATGATTCGTTCTTGGGCAAAGAGTGTTATCCTTTTACAGCAACGGAAAACAATCCTTCACTTTATTTGGAAACCCCGACATTTGGTGGCCATGTAGGATTTTGGGGCAAAAACAACATTACTTACACCGAAAAAAGGGCCTTGGATTTCTTCGATTCCCTATAACTCAAACGTTTTCAGAAGCCCTGATGTGATGATCTACACAAAAACACCGGGAATATTAATCGCTAATTACCTATCTTAGTGCCTCAGATTACACAAACAAACTTCAATAGAATTAGAATGAAAAAAATTGTAATGTTCTTGGCCATAGGGGCCTTGATAGCGAGCTGCGGCGGCAAAAAGGAAGAAAAGAAAGATGGTTTTGAAGTAAGCCGCACCAAAACTGAAGACACCAAAAAAGAAGCCAAGGAAGGTGTTCCTGTTGATTTGGACAACAAAGGAGTTGGACCGATAAAGAATTTGGAGTTCCCCGATGAAATAAACGAAGAAATGGCTGCTAGGGGCAAGGCAAAATACGATGCCATTTGTGTGGCTTGCCATATGATCGACCAACGTATGATCGGCCCGGCCCTAAAAGGTGTTTACGACAGAAGAAGTCCGGAATGGGTAATGAACATGATCCTGAACCCTGATGGAATGTTGAAAGAAGACCCTATTGCAAAAGCTTTGCTAAAAGAGTACAACAACGCTATTATGCTCAATCAAAATCTTACCGAGGACGAAGCTAGGGACGTTGCCGAATACTTGAGAACGTTGTAACAAACCAACTCTATTATATGTAAGGGCTGCTGTTTTTTTAGCAAAACAGCAGCTTTTTTTATTACCTTGATACAAACTTTTGATCATGAAAAAGATTTTCCTTTTGGTGTTATGTTTGTTAACAGGTCCTATGTTACTGGCCCAAAATATACTTGGTGCTTGGAGTGCCACAGGGTCGGGCGATGATGGACAAGAAGTTGAACATGTTCTTATTTTAACGGATGATTTTTTTTCCGAGGCCTTTTTTGAGAAAGCCGATGGAAAATTCTTGGGAACCAAAGGTGGCACCTACACGGTAACGGATGAAAAAATCGATTTCACTTACGAGTTTTCCACGCAAAACCCGGAAATCGTCGGGAAAATGGAATCTAAACCATATAAGTTGATCGGGAACGCTCTACAAACCGATGGAACAACTTGGAGCCGTGTGGATGACGGAACCCCGGGAAACCTTTTTGGTGCTTGGCTGATATCGGGCAGAAAACGCAATGGGGAAATTGTGAAACGGGATACCTC from Flagellimonas oceani encodes the following:
- a CDS encoding c-type cytochrome, with protein sequence MKKIVMFLAIGALIASCGGKKEEKKDGFEVSRTKTEDTKKEAKEGVPVDLDNKGVGPIKNLEFPDEINEEMAARGKAKYDAICVACHMIDQRMIGPALKGVYDRRSPEWVMNMILNPDGMLKEDPIAKALLKEYNNAIMLNQNLTEDEARDVAEYLRTL
- a CDS encoding membrane or secreted protein; its protein translation is MKKIFLLVLCLLTGPMLLAQNILGAWSATGSGDDGQEVEHVLILTDDFFSEAFFEKADGKFLGTKGGTYTVTDEKIDFTYEFSTQNPEIVGKMESKPYKLIGNALQTDGTTWSRVDDGTPGNLFGAWLISGRKRNGEIVKRDTSGPRKTLKILSGTRFQWIAYNTQTKEFMGTGGGTYSTVNGKYTENIGFFSRDDSRVGASLQFDYTLKNGDWHHSGLSSKGDPIYEVWSKRVQ
- a CDS encoding NAD(P)H-dependent flavin oxidoreductase; translated protein: MSQKAEFIKNLSLPVIAAPMFLISGPKLVVECCKNGIVGTFPALNQRTSEGFEEWLIQIKSELKAFEEKSGKKAAPFGVNLVVHPTNPRLEADVKLCIKHQVPLVITSLGAVSQVVDAIHSYGGLVFHDIIKKRHAEKAAEAGVDGLILVSAGAGGHGGNINPMSLIAEVKKFFDKTIILSGCISTGRDVASAMQMGADLAYMGTRFINTEESKATEEYRKMIIDAGASDVVYTAAISGVHANFLAASLQAAGITEEDLKKDTKIDFGKELDTEAKAWKTIWSAGQGVTTIDNVLPVSELVGNLKKDFKMAIESQAQLLKIYPK
- a CDS encoding SMI1/KNR4 family protein, with the translated sequence MKTIDYTMYHEQLVRLKEKLQQAKQKDALFKVFGAGSHRYELNAPTTVSHIEALEQHYGIQLPECYKSFVLHIGNGGRSFLSSGAGPFFGIYPFGENLDDLIHGKVEEHLNKRCSLHPNMTTSQWDELTDLLYQDGISDEDYEDLNGNLYGGLLPIGSQGCSYIHALVLNGPYKGRVVNMDRGEQIPPRFSEYNNFLDWYEGWLDEIISGKLITITPSWFGYPKH
- a CDS encoding acyl-CoA thioesterase, with protein sequence MFFKEFEIRWSDTDANRHLANSAYINFMSHTRMAYLGLLGFNQKSMGAHNIGPVVFYEHVYYFKEAFPGMPVRVSLEFVGMSKDGKFFEFRHNFYDHNGKNFARCEMMGAWIDLKSRKLTGLPDEFLNSFESMEKAEDFKILTKKDTRKHVQVPKDIEIL
- a CDS encoding YheT family hydrolase, producing the protein MPQLTSNYLPPFLFRSGHFATIYSGIVRSVNGVVQKRERMVLSDGDFLDLDWSDSPTPTQKLVILLHGLEGDALRPYITGSAKILNQNGYDTCAVNYRGCSGEPNITYRSYHSGATEDLIEVVDHILNTRNYTEIYLKGFSLGGNLLLKYLGEGNNVPKQLKGAVAVSVPCNLHDSCKQLLSPKNILYAIRFKGNLLEKLRQKQQLFPNKITDSDIKKIKTLKDFDDIYTSRAHGFKDALDYYQKSSSLQFLPTIQVPSLIINAKNDSFLGKECYPFTATENNPSLYLETPTFGGHVGFWGKNNITYTEKRALDFFDSL